ACTCACGTCTCATATATCAAAGGAATAAGTCATTCGCCACACTGAACGAAAATAAAAGTTAAACTCAATGTAGACATacttaaaaagaagaaaaaagaacaaCATCTCTCATAATTCATATATCACAAACTCTCTTTAAATAAAAACCCTTAAAAGACCTTTGTCTTAACATATCATAGACATTTCAGTTCTCAACTATTTAATTCCGATAAGTATACTGTAATTCCTAAATCATATAAAACTTGTTGATTTAATCTTTACTTTTAATATGTCGAGACTATATTAATGGATTCATATACTTTAACGAGTAGATCGTCAATATGAACTTACccaatagaaaaaagaaaaaaaacaatttgtGCCAATGAATGGCTGTATTAATTACATAAAGTTCGGAGACTGTTACAAAATGGAAACATTCCACGTCACATCTCCCATCCAATTATGTTCTGTCCATGAACGAATCCTCCGTCTTCCCAAACAGAAACATCCACCACTCCAATCTCCGTCTCACCATTACCATTTCACTTTCTTACACCATCTCATTTCTCAGGTAACTGTTATTTTAATCATAACCTAACAAGGTCAATCAATATTATCACCATGCAAACGCGAtcacattttttaacattttttatatattcctatttatatttatttctgtTACGTAGATGGATCGCCGGAGAATGTACGACAGGCAGCAAAGTTCAACGGGGACGCCGACATCGCCGTCTTCGCCGGTGATAATGTCGCCGATACACCGTCATACACGTACGGGCTCCACCGGCGGTGTTGCCATGTCGAAGAGAGCACAAAATACCTCCACAAAAGCTGCCGCTCAGAGACTTGCACATGTTATGTCGCATCAACCGATCggcgaagaggaagaagaagacgacgaCATTGCTCTTGATTACACTTCAATCAGTGGCACCGGAGGTATTGGACTTGCCGGTAGAAGACCCGCGGTTCGACCTCGTTCTCCCATGGTAATTAACTAACTAACTATCattgcttctttcttttctttctatgaAGCACAGAAGTCTAAAAACAACCCCGACACACACTACTACGGAGACACggttaataatttgaaaaaataaataaattaaatgaaatcaCAAGTGTTAGTGCAAGTCTAGATACGCCTTTTTCTAGAAATGTCGGTGCTACGTAGCTTTCTCTCCTATTCACATTGATGTTGTTATTTATTGAATGTTGTTCTTTGAATATTAGACAAAGAGTACTCAAGATCAACCTCCACCACGAGCAAGATCGCCAATGGTAATTTTTGCTTCACAATGTTTGAATTGTTATTTGGATCACAATGTTTTGTAAATTGTGTGAAAAGTTGAAATCTCATTTTTTAGTAATTGTTTGGATTAGACAGTTCGTTCTTCTCCGGAACAACCTCCATCTGCAAGATCGCGGTCACCAATGGTATGACTTGTTTTTTATCATACATTAAGATGAAAGACACAAGTTACCTTAATTGGTAGCTGATTTCTTATTTCCCTTTCATAACTTAGTAGTAGCATACAATAAGATGAACAAATTTTCTTTGTAGTACTCTTTTACTTTTTTTCTCGGAAATATAGAAGTAGaactcaaatataaaaaaattgcaaCAACATTTAATATAGTAAGTTTGATAAATACTCCTTCAAACATAGAAATTACTTACTCTACTCGTACTTTATTTATAAACAAATGTCACAAAATCTAAACATATTCATGTctttattttaaaactatttctaaattaatcacttaatatttgaaaatttgaaacCAGTCATTTCGCTCGTCTCAAGATCAACCACCGTCTGCAAGATCACGTTCTCCAGCACCACCGCCAGTTCGCTCCGTTCAAGACCAATCCCAATCTTTACGAACCATATCAAGCGTCCGATCATCATTCTCCGGCGCTGACCAAACTCCGCCACGTATCGCCATACACAATGCCAACCAGGGGGACCAACAACCACCCTCCGCCCGTTCAACGGGGAATCGAGCTCTCGATATGTCTCCTTCCGCACGCAGTTTAGCTTTTTCCAGGTCATCACAATCAAGTAATGTGAGCAATGATCAACCGCCTTCTGCTCGAGCGAACGCAGGGCGGCCTAGTGGACTTTCTAAGGTGGTTCCATTGGTTCCGGCGAGTGTGCCTATCACGCTCAGACCGGCGGCTTCGCTTGGTATTCATCCCTCGGAGTCTCTTCCGGATATTACTAAAAGAGATAGAAGGTATCATAAAGAAaatgttgtttttgtttggtCTGTGATTTTTATGCTTATTTGTAATGCCATGCAtatctgatgatgaacatgtAGATTGTCACTTGATTTGGGCAGTATGAAAGTAAGAGAGAATGTCAATCAGCTGCCACGTCAAACTACTGAGCTTGAGGATGAGGTATGGTGaatgaaattaataaaatctTAGAAGTTATTagatttaaatatgattttagttTTCAAAATTGTAGTGTTTCATAGTTTTAAGTCCGTGTACAATCATTTTTGTTTGGATTCGGTCGTtgcaacttcaaaaacaattgcTTTTAGTTCTTATCATCGGTTCATCGAGTCCTTATCGTCGGTTCATCTTGGACTGCCTTGTTCATATGTGACTGTTATCTCTTTTTAGGAATCTACTAATGAGATGTAAATTTCAATGCAGCTTGATATGCTACAAGAAGAAAGGGACAATTTACACGAAAAGGTGATAGATAAATTTGTTATCTTTATAGATACTATGTTTTTTTCAAGATTTTAGCTGTGATGCTTATAATTGTAACATGACAATGTAGAAGAGTGAAACGAATCTCGTATAATTTATGTTGAAACATTGTTGATtataacattaatttttttttcttcattcttagaagTGATTATGTTTTGCATACACACTTTTTGAGCATGCCATATTGACATGTGTATCCTCCCTCCCTCAGCTTCGACTTGCAGAGGAGAGATGCGAGGAAGCTGAATCGAGAGTTAGGCAACTAGAGCAACAGGTAATACATTTCAGGGAGCACCTAATATTGCTACATCATATAatgaatttgatattttataCATCGCCAAAtatattgaattaaattaaatactttCTTAATAAAAACAGTGCATTGAATTTA
The Vicia villosa cultivar HV-30 ecotype Madison, WI linkage group LG6, Vvil1.0, whole genome shotgun sequence genome window above contains:
- the LOC131615046 gene encoding coiled-coil domain-containing protein SCD2-like, whose translation is MDRRRMYDRQQSSTGTPTSPSSPVIMSPIHRHTRTGSTGGVAMSKRAQNTSTKAAAQRLAHVMSHQPIGEEEEEDDDIALDYTSISGTGGIGLAGRRPAVRPRSPMTKSTQDQPPPRARSPMTVRSSPEQPPSARSRSPMSFRSSQDQPPSARSRSPAPPPVRSVQDQSQSLRTISSVRSSFSGADQTPPRIAIHNANQGDQQPPSARSTGNRALDMSPSARSLAFSRSSQSSNVSNDQPPSARANAGRPSGLSKVVPLVPASVPITLRPAASLGIHPSESLPDITKRDRRLSLDLGSMKVRENVNQLPRQTTELEDELDMLQEERDNLHEKLRLAEERCEEAESRVRQLEQQVANLGEGVTLEARLLSRQEAALQQREAALRNASKHGGFHGNTTLDAETAMEETTSALEKLRLMTQRMILTPEEMEEVVLKRCWLARYWNLCLQHGIHAEIAETKCKYWSTFAGNPVDVVLAAGEKAKEETDLDLDDTEDQRDLNELSGEGNIENMLFVEQGLRELASLKVEEALAVALAQHRRPSLLKAGFSDDLKLPLEGQCDAFQLSKEEAEDVSFKQAWLTYIWRRAKRHEIEPEIADERLQYWISHNSKTPSSQDAVDVERGLAEIRKLGIEAQLWDESRRELEQDIDNSKVPSRSDF